Proteins from one Panicum virgatum strain AP13 chromosome 7K, P.virgatum_v5, whole genome shotgun sequence genomic window:
- the LOC120640644 gene encoding phospholipid-transporting ATPase 2-like isoform X4, whose product MKRFVYINDDSRRHSYCDNRISNTKYTLWNFLPKNLWEQFRRFMNQYFLLIACLQLWSRITPVSPATTWGPLIIIFIVSASKEAWDDYNRYLSDKKANERKVWLVKDGIRKQAQEIHVGDIVWLHENDEIPCDLVLIGTSDPQGICYVETSALDGETDLKTRIVPSISANLSVKQLEKVKGVIECPNPDNDIRRFDANMRLFLPTIDNEKCPLTINNTLLQSCYLRYTEWACGVAVYTGNETKSGMTRGTAEPKLTAADVMIDKLTIAIFLLQIVVVLVLGYFGNIWKDTQGLKQWYLMYHVKGPWYDFLVIPLRFELLCSIMIPISIKVTLDLSKGVYAKFIDWDEQMFDWETNTPAHSANTAISEDLGQVEYILTDKTGTLTENRMIFKQCCISNTMYGSDNGDALKDARLLNAVSSNDPDVIKFLMVMALCNTVVPVKSNDGTVSYKAQSQDEEALVTAASNLNMMLISKDSSTAEICFNGSKFLYELLDILEFTSDRKRMSVVVKDGQTGKIHLLSKGADEAILPRAYPGQQIQRYLEAVEMYSQLGLRTLCLGWRDLEEDEYKEWSKNFQEASCSLDNRESKIAKVCHGLERDLYILGVTAIEDRLQDGVPETIKLLRNAGINVWMLTGDKQNTAIQIGLLCNLITSEPNSQLLPISGKTEEDILRSLDRALLITKNTCETKDLAFVLDGRALEIILKHSKESFTRLAMLSRTAICCRMTPLQKAQLVAILKSVGYLTLAIGDGGNDVRMIQEANIGVGISGREGLQAARAADYSIGKFKFLKRLILIHGRYSYNRTAFISQYSFYKSLLICFIQILFAFFSGLSGTSLFNSISLMAYNVFYTSLPVMTIIFDKDISETTILQYPQILQHSQAGRLLNRTTFCGWFGRSLYHALVVFFITVYAYADEKSEMQELSMVALSGCIWLQAFVVTMDTNSFTYPQIILIWGNFVAFYMINLILSAIPSLHMYTIMFRLCGQPSYWITMALTVAVGMGPVMAFRYFRNLYRPSAINILQQIEQSNGSIQPSRNVESAALKSARTNLTNLLSGSRRKRSSDYQPLLSDPAEPAG is encoded by the exons ATGAAACGATTTGTATATATTAATGATGATTCGCGCCGGCATTCCTACTGTGACAATAGGATATCCAATACCAAATATACTCTGTGGAACTTTCTCCCGAAAAACTTATGGGAGCAATTCAG GCGTTTCATGAATCAATATTTTCTGCTAATAGCCTGCCTTCAGTTGTGGTCCCGTATTACTCCAGTTAGTCCTGCAACTACATGGGGTCCACTTATCATCATCTTCATTGTTTCTGCTTCAAAAGAAGCTTGGGATGATTACAATAGGTATCTTTCAGACAAGAAAGCAAATGAAAGGAAAGTATGGTTGGTAAAAGATGGCATTCGTAAGCAG GCACAGGAGATACATGTTGGAGATATAGTGTGGCTCCATGAGAATGATGAGATACCATGTGATCTTGTTCTCATTGGAACTTCTGATCCTCAAGGCATTTGTTATGTTGAG ACTTCTGCTTTGGATGGTGAAACTGACTTGAAAACAAGAATAGTTCCTTCAATTTCTGCTAACTTGTCAGTAAAGCAGCTGGAAAAAGTTAAG GGTGTAATTGAGTGCCCCAATCCAGATAATGACATACGAAGATTTGATGCTAACATGCGCTTGTTCCTCCCTACCATTGACAATGAAAAATGTCCTTTGACCATCAACAACACACTTCTTCAATCATGCTACTTACGGTACACTGAATGGGCTTGTGGAGTTGCAGTTTACACAG GCAATGAAACTAAATCAGGAATGACCAGGGGAACTGCAGAGCCGAAGCTCACTGCAGCTGATGTGATGATAGACAAGCTCACTATTGCGATATTCCTGTTACAAATTGTTGTTGTACTTGTGCTGGGTTATTTTGGGAATATTTGGAAGGACACTCAGGGTCTCAAG CAATGGTATCTTATGTATCATGTGAAGGGACCATGGTATGATTTCCTGGTTATTCCACTGCGCTTCGAGCTGTTGTGCTCCATAATGATTCCAATTTCCATAAAG GTTACTCTTGATTTGTCTAAAGGTGTGTATGCAAAATTTATTGACTGGGATGAGCAAATGTTTGACTGGGAAACAAATACACCTGCTCATTCAGCTAA CACAGCTATCAGCGAGGACCTTGGGCAGGTTGAATATATTTTGACTGACAAAACTGGGACACTGACAGAGAATAGAATGATTTTCAAACAATGCTGCATAAGTAACACAATGTATGGAAGTGACAATGGAGATGCTTTAAAAG ATGCGAGACTTCTAAATGCAGTCTCAAGTAATGATCCTGATGTCATCAAATTTCTGATGGTGATGGCTCTTTGCAATACAGTGGTTCCTGTCAAAAG CAATGATGGTACTGTGTCATACAAAGCACAATCGCAAGATGAGGAAGCATTAGTCACTGCTGCATCAAACCTGAATATGATGCTTATCAGTAAAGACAGCAGTACTGCCG AGATTTGTTTCAATGGGTCTAAGTTTCTGTATGAGTTGTTGGACATTTTGGAATTCACTTCTGATCGCAAAAGAATGTCTGTAGTGGTAAAGGACGGGCAGACTGGGAAGATTCATCTTTTATCTAAAGGTGCCGATGAAGCTATTCTCCCTCGTGCTTATCCAG GACAACAAATACAGAGATATCTTGAGGCAGTAGAAATGTATTCTCAGTTGGGATTGCGAACATTATGTTTGGGATGGCGTGACCTGGAAGAAGATGAATACAAGGAGTGGTCCAAAAACTTTCAAGAGGCTAGCTGTTCATTGGACAATAGGGAG TCTAAAATTGCCAAAGTATGTCACGGCTTAGAGCGAGACCTTTATATTCTTGGTGTTACTGCCATAGAAGATCGTCTTCAG GATGGTGTGCCTGAAACCATTAAGTTGTTAAGGAATGCTGGAATTAATGTGTGGATGCTAACTGGTGATAAGCAAAATACAGCAATTCAGATTGGACTTCTTTGTAACCTCATAACCTCTG AGCCCAATAGCCAGTTGTTGCCTATCAGTGGGAAAACTGAAGAGGACATATTAAGAAGCCTAGACAGGGCATTACTAATTACGAAGAATACATGCGAAACAAAG GATCTTGCATTTGTTTTGGATGGTCGGGCACTCGAAATAATTCTAAAGCATTCCAAGGAATCTTTCACTAGGTTGGCAATGCTATCAAGAACAGCAATATGCTGCCGAATGACACCTTTGCAGAAAGCACAG CTTGTTGCTATTCTAAAGTCCGTTGGGTACTTAACTCTAGCAATTGGTGATGGTGGTAATGATGTTAGAATGATCCAAGAGGCTAACATTGGAGTAGGGATTAGTGGTAGGGAAGGACTGCAAGCCGCAAGAGCTGCTGATTATAGCATTGGGA AGTTCAAGTTTCTTAAGAGGTTGATACTTATTCATGGTCGCTATTCATACAATCGAACAGCATTTATTTCACAGTACTCCTTCTACAAGTCACTTCTTATATGCTTTATACAGATTCT GTTTGCCTTTTTTTCAGGGCTCTCAGGAACTAGCTTATTCAACTCCATTAGCCTGATGGCTTATAATGTTTTCTATACAAGTCTACCTGTGATGACTATAATCTTTGACAAGGATATCTCTGAAACAACAATTCTACAGTACCCCCAGATCTTACAGCATTCTCAAGCTGGGag GCTTCTAAATCGAACTACATTTTGCGGATGGTTTGGTCGCTCACTGTATCAT GCGCTCGTCGTTTTCTTTATCACGGTATATGCATACGCGGATGAGAAAAGTGAGATGCAGGAACTCTCAATGGTTGCACTATCCGGATGCATTTGGTTGCAGGCTTTTGTTGTGACGATGGACACAAA CTCATTCACTTACCCACAAATCATTCTCATCTGGGGAAACTTTGTGGCTTTCTACATGATCAACCTAATACTCAGCGCCATCCCGAGCCTTCACATGTACACAATCATGTTTCGCCTGTGCGGTCAACCATCATACTGGATCACCATGGCA CTGACTGTTGCGGTAGGGATGGGCCCGGTGATGGCTTTCAGATACTTCAGAAACCTGTACCGGCCTAGTGCCATCAACATACTCCAGCAGATCGAGCAGAGCAATGGATCTATCCAACCTTCCAGAAACGTGGAGTCAGCAGCGCTTAAGTCGGCCAGAACCAATCTCACTAATCTACTCTCTGGTTCTCGTAGAAAGAGAAGTTCTGATTATCAACCTCTGCTTTCCGATCCTGCAGAGCCTGCTGGATGA
- the LOC120640644 gene encoding phospholipid-transporting ATPase 2-like isoform X6, giving the protein MGAIQIKAQEIHVGDIVWLHENDEIPCDLVLIGTSDPQGICYVETSALDGETDLKTRIVPSISANLSVKQLEKVKGVIECPNPDNDIRRFDANMRLFLPTIDNEKCPLTINNTLLQSCYLRYTEWACGVAVYTGNETKSGMTRGTAEPKLTAADVMIDKLTIAIFLLQIVVVLVLGYFGNIWKDTQGLKQWYLMYHVKGPWYDFLVIPLRFELLCSIMIPISIKVTLDLSKGVYAKFIDWDEQMFDWETNTPAHSANTAISEDLGQVEYILTDKTGTLTENRMIFKQCCISNTMYGSDNGDALKDARLLNAVSSNDPDVIKFLMVMALCNTVVPVKSNDGTVSYKAQSQDEEALVTAASNLNMMLISKDSSTAEICFNGSKFLYELLDILEFTSDRKRMSVVVKDGQTGKIHLLSKGADEAILPRAYPGQQIQRYLEAVEMYSQLGLRTLCLGWRDLEEDEYKEWSKNFQEASCSLDNRESKIAKVCHGLERDLYILGVTAIEDRLQDGVPETIKLLRNAGINVWMLTGDKQNTAIQIGLLCNLITSEPNSQLLPISGKTEEDILRSLDRALLITKNTCETKDLAFVLDGRALEIILKHSKESFTRLAMLSRTAICCRMTPLQKAQLVAILKSVGYLTLAIGDGGNDVRMIQEANIGVGISGREGLQAARAADYSIGKFKFLKRLILIHGRYSYNRTAFISQYSFYKSLLICFIQILFAFFSGLSGTSLFNSISLMAYNVFYTSLPVMTIIFDKDISETTILQYPQILQHSQAGRLLNRTTFCGWFGRSLYHALVVFFITVYAYADEKSEMQELSMVALSGCIWLQAFVVTMDTNSFTYPQIILIWGNFVAFYMINLILSAIPSLHMYTIMFRLCGQPSYWITMALTVAVGMGPVMAFRYFRNLYRPSAINILQQIEQSNGSIQPSRNVESAALKSARTNLTNLLSGSRRKRSSDYQPLLSDPAEPAG; this is encoded by the exons ATGGGAGCAATTCAG ATCAAGGCACAGGAGATACATGTTGGAGATATAGTGTGGCTCCATGAGAATGATGAGATACCATGTGATCTTGTTCTCATTGGAACTTCTGATCCTCAAGGCATTTGTTATGTTGAG ACTTCTGCTTTGGATGGTGAAACTGACTTGAAAACAAGAATAGTTCCTTCAATTTCTGCTAACTTGTCAGTAAAGCAGCTGGAAAAAGTTAAG GGTGTAATTGAGTGCCCCAATCCAGATAATGACATACGAAGATTTGATGCTAACATGCGCTTGTTCCTCCCTACCATTGACAATGAAAAATGTCCTTTGACCATCAACAACACACTTCTTCAATCATGCTACTTACGGTACACTGAATGGGCTTGTGGAGTTGCAGTTTACACAG GCAATGAAACTAAATCAGGAATGACCAGGGGAACTGCAGAGCCGAAGCTCACTGCAGCTGATGTGATGATAGACAAGCTCACTATTGCGATATTCCTGTTACAAATTGTTGTTGTACTTGTGCTGGGTTATTTTGGGAATATTTGGAAGGACACTCAGGGTCTCAAG CAATGGTATCTTATGTATCATGTGAAGGGACCATGGTATGATTTCCTGGTTATTCCACTGCGCTTCGAGCTGTTGTGCTCCATAATGATTCCAATTTCCATAAAG GTTACTCTTGATTTGTCTAAAGGTGTGTATGCAAAATTTATTGACTGGGATGAGCAAATGTTTGACTGGGAAACAAATACACCTGCTCATTCAGCTAA CACAGCTATCAGCGAGGACCTTGGGCAGGTTGAATATATTTTGACTGACAAAACTGGGACACTGACAGAGAATAGAATGATTTTCAAACAATGCTGCATAAGTAACACAATGTATGGAAGTGACAATGGAGATGCTTTAAAAG ATGCGAGACTTCTAAATGCAGTCTCAAGTAATGATCCTGATGTCATCAAATTTCTGATGGTGATGGCTCTTTGCAATACAGTGGTTCCTGTCAAAAG CAATGATGGTACTGTGTCATACAAAGCACAATCGCAAGATGAGGAAGCATTAGTCACTGCTGCATCAAACCTGAATATGATGCTTATCAGTAAAGACAGCAGTACTGCCG AGATTTGTTTCAATGGGTCTAAGTTTCTGTATGAGTTGTTGGACATTTTGGAATTCACTTCTGATCGCAAAAGAATGTCTGTAGTGGTAAAGGACGGGCAGACTGGGAAGATTCATCTTTTATCTAAAGGTGCCGATGAAGCTATTCTCCCTCGTGCTTATCCAG GACAACAAATACAGAGATATCTTGAGGCAGTAGAAATGTATTCTCAGTTGGGATTGCGAACATTATGTTTGGGATGGCGTGACCTGGAAGAAGATGAATACAAGGAGTGGTCCAAAAACTTTCAAGAGGCTAGCTGTTCATTGGACAATAGGGAG TCTAAAATTGCCAAAGTATGTCACGGCTTAGAGCGAGACCTTTATATTCTTGGTGTTACTGCCATAGAAGATCGTCTTCAG GATGGTGTGCCTGAAACCATTAAGTTGTTAAGGAATGCTGGAATTAATGTGTGGATGCTAACTGGTGATAAGCAAAATACAGCAATTCAGATTGGACTTCTTTGTAACCTCATAACCTCTG AGCCCAATAGCCAGTTGTTGCCTATCAGTGGGAAAACTGAAGAGGACATATTAAGAAGCCTAGACAGGGCATTACTAATTACGAAGAATACATGCGAAACAAAG GATCTTGCATTTGTTTTGGATGGTCGGGCACTCGAAATAATTCTAAAGCATTCCAAGGAATCTTTCACTAGGTTGGCAATGCTATCAAGAACAGCAATATGCTGCCGAATGACACCTTTGCAGAAAGCACAG CTTGTTGCTATTCTAAAGTCCGTTGGGTACTTAACTCTAGCAATTGGTGATGGTGGTAATGATGTTAGAATGATCCAAGAGGCTAACATTGGAGTAGGGATTAGTGGTAGGGAAGGACTGCAAGCCGCAAGAGCTGCTGATTATAGCATTGGGA AGTTCAAGTTTCTTAAGAGGTTGATACTTATTCATGGTCGCTATTCATACAATCGAACAGCATTTATTTCACAGTACTCCTTCTACAAGTCACTTCTTATATGCTTTATACAGATTCT GTTTGCCTTTTTTTCAGGGCTCTCAGGAACTAGCTTATTCAACTCCATTAGCCTGATGGCTTATAATGTTTTCTATACAAGTCTACCTGTGATGACTATAATCTTTGACAAGGATATCTCTGAAACAACAATTCTACAGTACCCCCAGATCTTACAGCATTCTCAAGCTGGGag GCTTCTAAATCGAACTACATTTTGCGGATGGTTTGGTCGCTCACTGTATCAT GCGCTCGTCGTTTTCTTTATCACGGTATATGCATACGCGGATGAGAAAAGTGAGATGCAGGAACTCTCAATGGTTGCACTATCCGGATGCATTTGGTTGCAGGCTTTTGTTGTGACGATGGACACAAA CTCATTCACTTACCCACAAATCATTCTCATCTGGGGAAACTTTGTGGCTTTCTACATGATCAACCTAATACTCAGCGCCATCCCGAGCCTTCACATGTACACAATCATGTTTCGCCTGTGCGGTCAACCATCATACTGGATCACCATGGCA CTGACTGTTGCGGTAGGGATGGGCCCGGTGATGGCTTTCAGATACTTCAGAAACCTGTACCGGCCTAGTGCCATCAACATACTCCAGCAGATCGAGCAGAGCAATGGATCTATCCAACCTTCCAGAAACGTGGAGTCAGCAGCGCTTAAGTCGGCCAGAACCAATCTCACTAATCTACTCTCTGGTTCTCGTAGAAAGAGAAGTTCTGATTATCAACCTCTGCTTTCCGATCCTGCAGAGCCTGCTGGATGA
- the LOC120640644 gene encoding phospholipid-transporting ATPase 2-like isoform X2 has product MKRFVYINDDSRRHSYCDNRISNTKYTLWNFLPKNLWEQFRFLLSGWAQHKTLFLPFDYFRRFMNQYFLLIACLQLWSRITPVSPATTWGPLIIIFIVSASKEAWDDYNRYLSDKKANERKVWLVKDGIRKQAQEIHVGDIVWLHENDEIPCDLVLIGTSDPQGICYVETSALDGETDLKTRIVPSISANLSVKQLEKVKGVIECPNPDNDIRRFDANMRLFLPTIDNEKCPLTINNTLLQSCYLRYTEWACGVAVYTGNETKSGMTRGTAEPKLTAADVMIDKLTIAIFLLQIVVVLVLGYFGNIWKDTQGLKQWYLMYHVKGPWYDFLVIPLRFELLCSIMIPISIKVTLDLSKGVYAKFIDWDEQMFDWETNTPAHSANTAISEDLGQVEYILTDKTGTLTENRMIFKQCCISNTMYGSDNGDALKDARLLNAVSSNDPDVIKFLMVMALCNTVVPVKSNDGTVSYKAQSQDEEALVTAASNLNMMLISKDSSTAEICFNGSKFLYELLDILEFTSDRKRMSVVVKDGQTGKIHLLSKGADEAILPRAYPGQQIQRYLEAVEMYSQLGLRTLCLGWRDLEEDEYKEWSKNFQEASCSLDNRESKIAKVCHGLERDLYILGVTAIEDRLQDGVPETIKLLRNAGINVWMLTGDKQNTAIQIGLLCNLITSEPNSQLLPISGKTEEDILRSLDRALLITKNTCETKDLAFVLDGRALEIILKHSKESFTRLAMLSRTAICCRMTPLQKAQLVAILKSVGYLTLAIGDGGNDVRMIQEANIGVGISGREGLQAARAADYSIGKFKFLKRLILIHGRYSYNRTAFISQYSFYKSLLICFIQILFAFFSGLSGTSLFNSISLMAYNVFYTSLPVMTIIFDKDISETTILQYPQILQHSQAGRLLNRTTFCGWFGRSLYHALVVFFITVYAYADEKSEMQELSMVALSGCIWLQAFVVTMDTNSFTYPQIILIWGNFVAFYMINLILSAIPSLHMYTIMFRLCGQPSYWITMALTVAVGMGPVMAFRYFRNLYRPSAINILQQIEQSNGSIQPSRNVESAALKSARTNLTNLLSGSRRKRSSDYQPLLSDPAEPAG; this is encoded by the exons ATGAAACGATTTGTATATATTAATGATGATTCGCGCCGGCATTCCTACTGTGACAATAGGATATCCAATACCAAATATACTCTGTGGAACTTTCTCCCGAAAAACTTATGGGAGCAATTCAG GTTTCTGTTATCTGGATGGGCCCAACATAAAACACTGTTTCTACCATTTGAT TATTTCAGGCGTTTCATGAATCAATATTTTCTGCTAATAGCCTGCCTTCAGTTGTGGTCCCGTATTACTCCAGTTAGTCCTGCAACTACATGGGGTCCACTTATCATCATCTTCATTGTTTCTGCTTCAAAAGAAGCTTGGGATGATTACAATAGGTATCTTTCAGACAAGAAAGCAAATGAAAGGAAAGTATGGTTGGTAAAAGATGGCATTCGTAAGCAG GCACAGGAGATACATGTTGGAGATATAGTGTGGCTCCATGAGAATGATGAGATACCATGTGATCTTGTTCTCATTGGAACTTCTGATCCTCAAGGCATTTGTTATGTTGAG ACTTCTGCTTTGGATGGTGAAACTGACTTGAAAACAAGAATAGTTCCTTCAATTTCTGCTAACTTGTCAGTAAAGCAGCTGGAAAAAGTTAAG GGTGTAATTGAGTGCCCCAATCCAGATAATGACATACGAAGATTTGATGCTAACATGCGCTTGTTCCTCCCTACCATTGACAATGAAAAATGTCCTTTGACCATCAACAACACACTTCTTCAATCATGCTACTTACGGTACACTGAATGGGCTTGTGGAGTTGCAGTTTACACAG GCAATGAAACTAAATCAGGAATGACCAGGGGAACTGCAGAGCCGAAGCTCACTGCAGCTGATGTGATGATAGACAAGCTCACTATTGCGATATTCCTGTTACAAATTGTTGTTGTACTTGTGCTGGGTTATTTTGGGAATATTTGGAAGGACACTCAGGGTCTCAAG CAATGGTATCTTATGTATCATGTGAAGGGACCATGGTATGATTTCCTGGTTATTCCACTGCGCTTCGAGCTGTTGTGCTCCATAATGATTCCAATTTCCATAAAG GTTACTCTTGATTTGTCTAAAGGTGTGTATGCAAAATTTATTGACTGGGATGAGCAAATGTTTGACTGGGAAACAAATACACCTGCTCATTCAGCTAA CACAGCTATCAGCGAGGACCTTGGGCAGGTTGAATATATTTTGACTGACAAAACTGGGACACTGACAGAGAATAGAATGATTTTCAAACAATGCTGCATAAGTAACACAATGTATGGAAGTGACAATGGAGATGCTTTAAAAG ATGCGAGACTTCTAAATGCAGTCTCAAGTAATGATCCTGATGTCATCAAATTTCTGATGGTGATGGCTCTTTGCAATACAGTGGTTCCTGTCAAAAG CAATGATGGTACTGTGTCATACAAAGCACAATCGCAAGATGAGGAAGCATTAGTCACTGCTGCATCAAACCTGAATATGATGCTTATCAGTAAAGACAGCAGTACTGCCG AGATTTGTTTCAATGGGTCTAAGTTTCTGTATGAGTTGTTGGACATTTTGGAATTCACTTCTGATCGCAAAAGAATGTCTGTAGTGGTAAAGGACGGGCAGACTGGGAAGATTCATCTTTTATCTAAAGGTGCCGATGAAGCTATTCTCCCTCGTGCTTATCCAG GACAACAAATACAGAGATATCTTGAGGCAGTAGAAATGTATTCTCAGTTGGGATTGCGAACATTATGTTTGGGATGGCGTGACCTGGAAGAAGATGAATACAAGGAGTGGTCCAAAAACTTTCAAGAGGCTAGCTGTTCATTGGACAATAGGGAG TCTAAAATTGCCAAAGTATGTCACGGCTTAGAGCGAGACCTTTATATTCTTGGTGTTACTGCCATAGAAGATCGTCTTCAG GATGGTGTGCCTGAAACCATTAAGTTGTTAAGGAATGCTGGAATTAATGTGTGGATGCTAACTGGTGATAAGCAAAATACAGCAATTCAGATTGGACTTCTTTGTAACCTCATAACCTCTG AGCCCAATAGCCAGTTGTTGCCTATCAGTGGGAAAACTGAAGAGGACATATTAAGAAGCCTAGACAGGGCATTACTAATTACGAAGAATACATGCGAAACAAAG GATCTTGCATTTGTTTTGGATGGTCGGGCACTCGAAATAATTCTAAAGCATTCCAAGGAATCTTTCACTAGGTTGGCAATGCTATCAAGAACAGCAATATGCTGCCGAATGACACCTTTGCAGAAAGCACAG CTTGTTGCTATTCTAAAGTCCGTTGGGTACTTAACTCTAGCAATTGGTGATGGTGGTAATGATGTTAGAATGATCCAAGAGGCTAACATTGGAGTAGGGATTAGTGGTAGGGAAGGACTGCAAGCCGCAAGAGCTGCTGATTATAGCATTGGGA AGTTCAAGTTTCTTAAGAGGTTGATACTTATTCATGGTCGCTATTCATACAATCGAACAGCATTTATTTCACAGTACTCCTTCTACAAGTCACTTCTTATATGCTTTATACAGATTCT GTTTGCCTTTTTTTCAGGGCTCTCAGGAACTAGCTTATTCAACTCCATTAGCCTGATGGCTTATAATGTTTTCTATACAAGTCTACCTGTGATGACTATAATCTTTGACAAGGATATCTCTGAAACAACAATTCTACAGTACCCCCAGATCTTACAGCATTCTCAAGCTGGGag GCTTCTAAATCGAACTACATTTTGCGGATGGTTTGGTCGCTCACTGTATCAT GCGCTCGTCGTTTTCTTTATCACGGTATATGCATACGCGGATGAGAAAAGTGAGATGCAGGAACTCTCAATGGTTGCACTATCCGGATGCATTTGGTTGCAGGCTTTTGTTGTGACGATGGACACAAA CTCATTCACTTACCCACAAATCATTCTCATCTGGGGAAACTTTGTGGCTTTCTACATGATCAACCTAATACTCAGCGCCATCCCGAGCCTTCACATGTACACAATCATGTTTCGCCTGTGCGGTCAACCATCATACTGGATCACCATGGCA CTGACTGTTGCGGTAGGGATGGGCCCGGTGATGGCTTTCAGATACTTCAGAAACCTGTACCGGCCTAGTGCCATCAACATACTCCAGCAGATCGAGCAGAGCAATGGATCTATCCAACCTTCCAGAAACGTGGAGTCAGCAGCGCTTAAGTCGGCCAGAACCAATCTCACTAATCTACTCTCTGGTTCTCGTAGAAAGAGAAGTTCTGATTATCAACCTCTGCTTTCCGATCCTGCAGAGCCTGCTGGATGA